Proteins from a genomic interval of Verrucomicrobiales bacterium:
- a CDS encoding TrbI/VirB10 family protein has translation MSPRDFLGFFKTRSGRLITFAVLFAAAALVFFTVRQPAEPSTASLASQTVGITNRTDRPQIVHTVERPMEVYRPPAPKPEPPLVIARTNEPPIQTAPRVVASVAPSLPPLPLSLVADSPGTITTTKPTNPVYAPYGRLIPCETVITVDSASIQTPIIGLITEDIYHAGRLVIPAGTEVHGTAQTDRLRERIASGGGWTLVWRTGEELRLKGIALDREFASDQAGWGITDGSAGLRGRVIKSDDLAEIKLFAATLLSGAAAALTEKETTLFGSIDRRSLNNAPLKGAQDVLQVFAQRIHEAIQRDGFYVRVASGKQFYLYVLQTIDRNEAVIGNAISPGSTVTDPKDPQSLAQRRTIAADDY, from the coding sequence GTGAGCCCCAGAGACTTTCTAGGGTTCTTTAAAACCCGAAGCGGGAGGCTGATCACCTTTGCCGTCCTGTTTGCAGCTGCGGCGCTGGTTTTCTTCACCGTTCGCCAGCCGGCGGAACCCTCCACGGCAAGCCTGGCTAGCCAGACGGTAGGGATCACCAACCGAACGGATCGGCCTCAGATCGTGCACACGGTGGAACGGCCAATGGAGGTTTACCGACCACCCGCACCCAAGCCAGAGCCGCCTCTGGTCATCGCTCGAACCAACGAACCACCTATCCAGACCGCACCACGGGTCGTGGCGTCTGTCGCGCCAAGTCTACCCCCTCTCCCCCTTAGCTTGGTAGCGGACTCTCCCGGTACGATCACGACAACAAAACCTACCAACCCGGTCTATGCACCCTATGGTCGACTCATCCCTTGTGAGACCGTGATTACGGTCGACTCGGCTTCCATCCAGACTCCCATCATCGGATTGATCACCGAAGATATCTACCACGCCGGGCGATTGGTCATCCCGGCCGGGACCGAGGTTCACGGGACGGCTCAGACCGACCGACTTCGGGAGCGGATTGCCAGCGGTGGCGGCTGGACGTTGGTTTGGCGCACCGGTGAAGAGCTTCGTCTCAAAGGGATAGCACTGGATCGGGAGTTTGCGAGCGACCAAGCAGGGTGGGGGATCACTGACGGTAGTGCCGGATTGCGGGGTCGGGTCATCAAATCCGATGATTTGGCAGAAATAAAACTCTTCGCTGCCACACTCTTGAGCGGTGCCGCGGCTGCCTTGACCGAGAAGGAAACGACTCTATTCGGTTCCATCGACCGCCGTTCGCTCAATAACGCTCCACTCAAAGGAGCGCAGGACGTGTTGCAGGTCTTCGCCCAACGCATACACGAAGCGATCCAGCGGGATGGATTCTACGTCCGGGTCGCCAGCGGTAAACAGTTCTATCTCTACGTTCTCCAGACCATCGATCGGAACGAGGCGGTTATCGGCAACGCCATCTCGCCCGGTTCCACCGTCACCGATCCCAAGGATCCTCAGAGTTTAGCTCAGCGCCGCACAATTGCTGCCGACGACTACTAA
- a CDS encoding type IV secretion system protein, with translation MPPFETIFPTLLQKCAELHEMLRTVAFMLFIVGTMLLVLHRLSEKTLIMHLVRLVVLVSLLVMVPRWGNAIQALLQDSILSGLGVDPADIHTQFNRLLKVKHDAATDHSWWEILADVNGFTVELLVSGVLWLLGQFASLLLFWSYIFQKVILYLGYALSPLLIGFMAIPALRSIGNRYLMNLFAVLLWPLGWAVAALVTQGILDYMTDPALKFFDPTASAYTLQQLLGVAVIGFWIVFSTVAAPVIIQQVFTQGSLAGGQLLAGAFSSALQTVATTAGAAAVASSVGSPLVTAAASTLAAGLSTLSSAAGHGSAGAIIIAGSGRPPRGARGRPGYDIPGDPSVRDRIAKTKNGHS, from the coding sequence ATGCCACCGTTTGAGACCATTTTTCCGACCCTGCTGCAGAAATGCGCTGAGCTGCACGAGATGCTGCGCACGGTTGCGTTCATGCTTTTCATTGTTGGAACCATGCTCTTGGTCCTTCACCGATTGTCGGAGAAGACCCTGATCATGCATCTCGTACGTCTGGTAGTCCTGGTTTCCCTGCTCGTGATGGTCCCGCGGTGGGGCAACGCGATCCAAGCCCTCCTCCAGGACTCCATTCTCAGCGGTCTAGGGGTGGATCCTGCCGACATCCATACCCAGTTTAACCGGCTTCTTAAGGTGAAGCACGATGCTGCCACGGATCATTCCTGGTGGGAGATCCTGGCCGACGTGAACGGGTTCACCGTGGAGCTATTGGTTTCCGGAGTCTTATGGTTACTCGGGCAGTTTGCGTCTCTCCTCCTGTTTTGGTCCTACATCTTCCAGAAAGTGATCTTGTATCTTGGATATGCTCTTTCTCCGCTCCTGATCGGCTTCATGGCTATTCCTGCGCTCCGTTCGATCGGTAACCGCTACCTGATGAATCTCTTCGCCGTGCTGCTCTGGCCCTTGGGCTGGGCCGTCGCCGCCCTGGTCACTCAAGGCATCTTAGATTACATGACCGATCCAGCCCTTAAGTTCTTTGACCCGACAGCATCCGCCTACACCCTGCAGCAGCTGCTCGGAGTTGCCGTGATTGGGTTCTGGATCGTTTTCAGCACGGTGGCCGCTCCGGTGATCATCCAGCAGGTCTTCACTCAGGGATCTCTTGCTGGAGGCCAGCTACTGGCCGGCGCATTCAGCAGCGCTCTCCAGACCGTCGCGACCACCGCAGGTGCTGCGGCCGTCGCTTCCTCAGTAGGGAGCCCCCTGGTTACCGCAGCCGCCAGCACGCTGGCCGCTGGGCTCAGCACTTTATCCTCAGCTGCCGGCCATGGCAGCGCTGGAGCCATCATCATTGCTGGCAGTGGACGGCCCCCCCGCGGCGCTCGTGGGCGCCCCGGTTATGACATACCAGGCGATCCATCCGTGCGCGATCGCATTGCCAAAACTAAGAACGGTCACTCCTAA